In one Cloacibacillus porcorum genomic region, the following are encoded:
- a CDS encoding DUF1538 domain-containing protein, whose product MLKKFGLSNTILFSKMEEALKSVLPIAAIVFAVCFALVPVPVGALLAFVFGSILLVIGMGLFTLGADIAMTPIGEHIGSAVTRTRSLWFILLISFLVGSFITVSEPDLQVLAGQVPNIPNAAIIGAVAAGVGVFLMLAMLRMFLGVPLRNVLIVSYALIIILAFFIPVDYIGVAFDSGGVTTGPMTVPFIMALGVGVAASRSDSSAQNDSFGLVAIGSIGPILAVLILGLLYPGGGSEYTPVVVPDIENSQELWHLFAVEFPRFFYEIALSVLPIVLFFLAFQIFKLRLYGTEIIQITVGILYTYLGLVLFLTGVNVGFLPVGNYIGQLIGGLENNWVIVPIGMVIGYFIVMAEPAVHVLNKQVVEITAGAIPKKAMSVSLSIGVSISVGLAMMRILTGLPLMWLIVPGYAIALALSFIVPPIFTAIAFDSGGVASGAMTATFLLPLAMGLCSAVGGNITQDAFGVVAMVAMTPLITIQLLGLLYMRGVSAMKKNEPCL is encoded by the coding sequence ATGCTGAAAAAATTTGGACTGAGCAACACCATCCTCTTTTCAAAAATGGAAGAGGCTTTGAAATCGGTCCTGCCGATTGCGGCGATAGTCTTCGCCGTCTGTTTCGCGCTTGTGCCTGTGCCCGTCGGTGCGCTGCTGGCCTTTGTCTTTGGTTCGATCCTCCTTGTCATTGGAATGGGGCTCTTTACGCTGGGGGCCGATATCGCGATGACGCCGATTGGCGAGCATATCGGTTCGGCCGTTACACGGACGAGGAGCCTGTGGTTCATCCTGCTGATCAGCTTTCTTGTCGGCAGCTTTATCACTGTTTCGGAGCCGGATCTTCAGGTCCTTGCGGGGCAGGTCCCCAATATCCCTAACGCGGCCATTATCGGGGCGGTGGCAGCCGGTGTCGGCGTATTCCTGATGCTGGCGATGTTGCGTATGTTCCTAGGGGTACCGCTGCGGAATGTTCTGATCGTCTCTTACGCGCTTATCATTATTCTGGCCTTTTTTATACCGGTGGATTATATCGGGGTCGCCTTTGACTCAGGAGGCGTCACCACCGGGCCGATGACTGTACCTTTTATCATGGCGCTCGGCGTCGGCGTGGCTGCCTCCCGCAGCGACAGCAGCGCGCAGAACGACAGCTTTGGTCTTGTGGCCATCGGTTCCATCGGCCCGATACTTGCGGTTCTGATACTTGGCCTTCTCTATCCCGGAGGTGGCAGCGAATATACGCCGGTGGTAGTGCCTGATATTGAAAATTCTCAGGAGCTTTGGCATCTCTTTGCCGTTGAATTCCCGCGCTTCTTTTATGAGATCGCCCTTTCCGTACTGCCGATCGTCCTCTTTTTCCTCGCCTTCCAAATCTTTAAGCTAAGGCTCTATGGAACGGAAATTATCCAGATCACGGTCGGTATCCTGTATACTTATCTTGGATTGGTTCTCTTTCTTACCGGCGTGAATGTCGGCTTTCTGCCCGTTGGCAATTATATTGGGCAGCTGATCGGAGGACTGGAGAACAACTGGGTGATCGTCCCCATCGGTATGGTGATCGGTTACTTTATCGTCATGGCTGAGCCTGCCGTCCACGTGCTGAATAAGCAGGTGGTGGAGATAACGGCCGGCGCGATTCCCAAAAAGGCGATGAGCGTCAGCCTCTCGATCGGCGTCTCTATCTCTGTTGGGCTCGCGATGATGCGTATCCTGACGGGGCTGCCGCTGATGTGGCTCATCGTTCCCGGATATGCGATAGCGTTGGCGCTGAGTTTCATAGTGCCCCCTATCTTTACGGCGATCGCCTTCGACTCCGGCGGGGTGGCCTCCGGGGCGATGACGGCGACCTTCCTGCTGCCGCTGGCGATGGGGCTTTGTTCGGCGGTCGGCGGTAATATTACACAGGATGCATTTGGTGTGGTGGCGATGGTGGCAATGACGCCGCTGATCACCATTCAGCTTTTGGGACTGCTGTATATGCGCGGCGTCTCGGCGATGAAGAAAAATGAGCCTTGCCTATGA
- the tadA gene encoding tRNA adenosine(34) deaminase TadA: MDDIIYMKEAIKEARRALECGEIPVGAVVVRGGEIIGRGHNVRSRDNSPFGHAEIAAMTEAAKKINSWRFDGCSIYVTLEPCVMCSGALVQCRMGWIVFGAKDPKAGGCRSLYEIPGDPRMYHRCAVTGGLLATECAEMLQKFFIEKRRARAAKK, from the coding sequence ATGGATGATATTATTTATATGAAAGAGGCGATCAAAGAGGCGCGCCGCGCGCTTGAGTGCGGTGAGATACCGGTGGGCGCGGTGGTGGTCCGCGGTGGAGAGATCATCGGCCGCGGGCATAATGTGCGCAGCCGCGACAATTCGCCCTTTGGGCACGCGGAGATCGCCGCGATGACGGAGGCGGCGAAGAAGATAAATTCCTGGCGCTTCGACGGCTGCTCCATCTATGTGACGCTGGAGCCCTGCGTCATGTGCTCTGGCGCACTCGTCCAGTGCCGTATGGGCTGGATCGTCTTCGGCGCTAAGGACCCAAAGGCCGGCGGCTGCCGTTCCCTTTATGAGATTCCCGGCGACCCGCGGATGTATCACCGGTGCGCCGTGACCGGCGGCCTGCTGGCCACGGAATGCGCGGAAATGCTGCAAAAATTTTTCATTGAAAAAAGAAGGGCACGGGCGGCCAAAAAGTAG
- a CDS encoding EAL domain-containing protein: MLDLTASTLYIADLPSRTLYLWDAKEHCCAKIPGGGDITKLFFQYCGGSCEETDEALAAFVEGMFKGRERDRMICSFSIAGGERWRTEVSYKSLIEDSGGHSRSVCLMRRLRMEETRSFCAEHRACLDDWLNRGIKNGFVKLYLQPKMNLTRQEITGAEVLARYEDPSKGLLTPDDFIPQLEDAGLIGMLDLYIMERSYRLLRDLRAAGLKLIPLSVNFSKNTLLAPGLLDEVERIGAGFEALRGYMEIEITESVGNVSRPDFTAACAALRAAGYRLALDDFGSEYSNLYMMSAFRFDVIKIDKAVVAEVADNEISRALVESTVNICGKLGIGCIAEGVENKEQAEILTTLGCPDVQGYLIDRPLPSEEFTVKYLEGR; this comes from the coding sequence ATGCTGGACCTGACCGCTTCGACTCTTTATATAGCTGATCTTCCCAGCAGGACCCTCTATTTGTGGGACGCCAAAGAGCATTGCTGCGCTAAAATTCCCGGTGGCGGTGATATTACCAAGCTCTTTTTTCAGTACTGCGGCGGGTCATGCGAGGAGACCGACGAAGCCCTTGCCGCATTTGTCGAGGGGATGTTCAAAGGCAGAGAGCGTGACCGCATGATCTGCAGCTTTTCAATCGCAGGCGGCGAGCGGTGGCGTACTGAGGTATCGTATAAAAGTCTCATAGAAGACTCAGGCGGCCATAGCAGGTCTGTCTGCCTCATGCGCAGGCTGCGGATGGAGGAGACAAGATCTTTCTGCGCCGAACACAGGGCCTGTCTTGACGATTGGCTCAATCGCGGCATTAAAAACGGTTTTGTAAAGCTCTATCTGCAGCCGAAGATGAATTTGACGCGCCAAGAGATAACCGGCGCCGAGGTGCTGGCGCGTTACGAAGATCCTAGTAAAGGGCTGCTTACGCCCGACGATTTTATCCCTCAGCTGGAAGACGCGGGGCTGATAGGGATGCTCGACCTCTATATTATGGAGCGGAGTTACCGTCTGCTCCGTGACCTACGGGCGGCCGGTCTGAAACTGATCCCATTATCCGTCAACTTTTCAAAAAATACACTGCTTGCCCCCGGTCTACTTGACGAGGTGGAGAGGATCGGGGCCGGTTTTGAGGCGCTGCGGGGATACATGGAGATTGAGATCACGGAGAGCGTGGGGAATGTTTCACGCCCCGATTTCACCGCGGCCTGCGCGGCTCTTCGCGCCGCCGGATACAGGCTCGCCCTTGACGATTTCGGCAGCGAATATTCCAACCTCTACATGATGTCGGCCTTCCGCTTCGATGTGATAAAGATAGACAAAGCCGTCGTGGCGGAGGTCGCGGACAACGAGATCAGCCGGGCGCTCGTGGAGAGTACCGTGAATATCTGCGGCAAACTTGGCATCGGCTGTATCGCTGAGGGCGTCGAAAATAAAGAACAGGCGGAGATACTGACCACCCTTGGGTGCCCCGACGTGCAGGGGTATCTCATCGACAGACCGCTGCCCAGTGAGGAGTTCACCGTGAAATATCTTGAGGGCCGGTAA
- a CDS encoding helix-turn-helix domain-containing protein has product MDSEFIRKRITELRIKKGVSEYKMSLDLGHSRSYMQSIVSGRSLPSMAEFLYICKYLDVTPSDFFNEEIDHPALVKSAREGISGLSEKDLSLLLTLIERLHFK; this is encoded by the coding sequence TTGGACAGTGAATTTATCAGAAAACGAATCACCGAACTGAGAATAAAAAAAGGCGTCTCAGAATATAAGATGAGCCTTGATCTTGGGCACAGCAGAAGTTACATGCAGAGCATCGTGAGCGGGCGCAGCCTGCCCTCCATGGCGGAATTTTTATACATCTGCAAGTATCTTGACGTCACTCCAAGCGATTTTTTCAATGAGGAGATCGACCACCCCGCTCTTGTGAAGAGCGCCCGGGAGGGAATTTCAGGACTTTCGGAAAAAGATTTATCGCTTTTGCTCACTCTGATCGAAAGACTTCATTTTAAATGA